Part of the Novipirellula artificiosorum genome, GTGCAGTTTATGGAGGCATTGCGGGAGCACTTCACATCGCCCGATGGAATCCATGTCGATGAAGAAACGGGCGGCAAGACCTACACCGGCGACATGATCGAGCCGTCGCATTGGAAGCACATCAAGAGCGAGATGTTCCACGGCTTCGATTTCGACGTGACTATGCTTCGCATCGCAGCGATGAACATGATGTTGCACGAGATCGACACGCCCGACATCAACTATCAGGACACGCTCAGCACCAACTTCACCGACCGCAAGGAAACAAAGCGTTGGGCGGAAGATGCGTTTGACCTGATCCTCGCCAATCCACCGTTCAAAGGTTCGCTGGACGAAGAAGATGTTCACAAGACGCTGACCGGCAAAGTTAAGACGAAGAAGACCGAGCTGTTGTTTATCGTGTTGATGCTGCGAATGCTCAAGCTTGGTGGTCGCTGTGCCGTCATCGTTCCCGATGGTGTCACCTTCGGCTCGTCCAAAGCTCACAAGGAACTGCGGAAGATGCTGGTCGAGGAGAACCAACTCGAAGCGGTCATCAAGTTACCTCAAGGGGCATTCCGTCCCTACGCTGGTGTCAGTACAGCGATCCTTCTCTTCACCAAAGGAGGTCAGACCGACAACGTCTTTTTCTTCGACGTGCAGGCGGACGGCAAGACACTCGACGATAAACGCGAGAAGATTGGAGCCGATGACGATTGGCAGGACTTGGATGTCCTGAGGAAAGCATGGCCCAAATGGAATGGCGGTGCCGGGAAGAAGCACTTCAAGGATCGCACTGTCAACGCCTTTTTCGTGCCTAAGTCAGAGATCGAAGAGAACGCGTTCGATCTTTCCATCAACCGGTACAAAGAGATCGTTCACAAGGAAGAACAGTACGATTCGCCAAAGGTTATTCTCGGTCGGCTGAAGAAGCTGGAAGCTGAGATCGCGTCAGACTTGGAAAAATTGGAGGCGATGCTCGGATGAATGTGATTAAAAGACCAATCTCTGAAGTTGTGGATGTCAACCCACGCATTCCAACGGAAATCGCCAGCGATATAAAACGCAAGGTTGATTTCGTACCAATGGCACAATTATCCGAGCAGGGGGACGTGACGCCGAACGGGAGTCGTCACCTCGGCGACGTGATGAAGGGTTATACATATTTCGAGAACGGAGATGTAATTGTTGCCAAGATCACGCCATGTATGGAGAACGGGAAGGCAGCATTCGTTGACAATCTGCCTCATCAGATAGGCTTCGGCTCAACTGAATTTCATGTGCTTCGACCCAGTGATTCCGTTGACGGACGGTATCTCTTCTACATGGTTTGGAATTCCAAATTCCGAAACGAAGCCGAAGGAAACATGACGGGATCAGCGGGACAAAAGCGTGTTCCAAAGGCATTCTTCGATCGTTTTGTGATCCCGCTACCGCCGCTGTCGGAACAGAAGCGGATCGCCGACATCCTCGACAAAGCCGACGCCATCCGCCGCAAACGGCGTGATGCAATTTCGCAGGCAGAAACGATCCTCCGGTCTGCCTATTCGCAGATCTTCGGTGATCCAGTTGCCAATCCGCAAAACTGGCCGGTGGAAGATCTGGGCAGTATCGCTGACATCGTTACTGGTTACGCCTTCAAGAGTGCTGAATATGTAGACAAGGGCGTAAGGCTTTGTCGCGGTGCCAACGTAATGCCCGACACGATAAGCTGGGCAGACGTTCGGTACTGGCGACCGGAAGACAAGTCTGTTGATACAAAACTGCATTTAGCTGAAGGGGATGTCGTACTGGCTATGGATCGTCCTTGGATATCAAGTGGAATCAAGGTTGCACAAGTTACACAGGCAGACCTTCCTACGTATCTGGTGCAGCGTGTGACACGGTTGCGCGGCGACGACTCAGTGTCAAATGCCTTCCTCTACCAAACTATCCGCCACCCAGCATTCACCGCCCATTGTGGCGGTCTCAAAACCGAAACTACCATCCCACATATTTCATCGGCAGATATAAAGTCATTTCAAGTGCCGGTTGCCCCGAAAGAGCTTCACGGGCGATTCGAGACTCTCGCTCAGAAAACGCAAGCCGATGTTAAGAAACTGACAGTTGCTGCAGAAGAAGCAGACGACCTGTTCCATTCCCTTGTTCAATGTGCCTTCAAGGGGCAACTTTAAGAGAAAACACCTTAGGACTTCCAGCGAACTACTATCATGCCAAACGCAATCATCTTGGATGACGAACAGCAAGAACGCTTGTCGCATTTTCTCAAACGACGACAGCTCAACGAGAACATGGTCAGCCTGCTTAAGCAGATCAAGGACGATCATGACTTGAAGAGAGGTCAAGTCACGACTGCCCAGAATGCGACATACGACTCCATCATTGAGTCGCTGACAACGTCGCTCAATGAAGGATGGGTGACTACTCAGCAGGTTGTTGACATTCTTGATGGTGCCGAAATCGCCGGACGGCAGCATGTTTGCGTGTTTTCGATCCCCGATGACCTCATTGATGAGGTCGTTAGGAGTATCCAGCAACCAACGACACTGAATACACAGGGACTGACGCTAAGCGAATTTTGGGAGATACCTCGGGAACCATACACAAGATTGATTCAGAACGATCAGCGTCTATTGATTATGAAAGTTATCGCTCCACGCTACTACTGGATCTCAAATGAAACGCAGGAGTCGGAGGATCTGATTGAGATCATGAAGCGACGTGAGAAGGAACGTACAGCTGTCATCCTGAGGTTGGACCGCGTCAACAAGACGTTACAAGCGAGAGTTCCCATTCGGGAAAAGGCGTCGAATCTTGACACAACCAAAAGTGTGTATTCCTTCTTGGTCGAGATCATCGAATCTCAATATGGGGATGATGGCATGACTTGGTTCAATAAGCTGGCTCGGTTTCCACTCTCGGATGCTTTTCAAAAGATCATCGAGAACAGAGAAGACTTTTCGTTGCTCACCGATACGCCAGAGAATCAACACTTCAAAAGCAGCATGTCACACAAAGGAGCCGGAGACGATGCGTCGGACATTCGTGATTTTGAGCAATGGGGATTCGCAGAGGGATTTGCTCGAACGAGCCTTCGTGGCAAATGGAAGATTGACGACGCTGACATCCACGTGAGGATGCACGCAGATAAAGTAAAGATGGGGCAACAGATATCACGTGAAGTCTGTCGGCTCTTTTTCCCTCGGCCCTGTACCGACGCGCAAGTGGAGCATGTCATTGAACGAATTAAGGCCCATCTACCGTAACGCTGCCAGCATAATACGAGCAAAGTATTCTGCACTGCCCGGTGTCGATAAGGTTCTTAACAGTCTTGAAAAAAGACTGCCAAAAGAGCCTGCGGACCCTCGTGTTCATCGCGACCTGTTTTTTGAGCCGAGAATTGATTCCCAACAGTTGTCAGTTCCGCTCACTACAGCCGAGACGGTCGCTCAGCAACTTCACAAGTTTGGACTGTTGCGGCTTTGGGTACGTGTAACCTGTCCGAACACGGAGGACGGCGAAGCCGGAACGGTGCTGGAAACAGACGATTCCGACTCGTTCAAGCAGCTCGTTGCCAGTAGTTGTGATCATTGCGGGGCGCATCATGAATTCTCATGGGAGGACTGCGAGACCGTC contains:
- a CDS encoding restriction endonuclease subunit S, translated to MNVIKRPISEVVDVNPRIPTEIASDIKRKVDFVPMAQLSEQGDVTPNGSRHLGDVMKGYTYFENGDVIVAKITPCMENGKAAFVDNLPHQIGFGSTEFHVLRPSDSVDGRYLFYMVWNSKFRNEAEGNMTGSAGQKRVPKAFFDRFVIPLPPLSEQKRIADILDKADAIRRKRRDAISQAETILRSAYSQIFGDPVANPQNWPVEDLGSIADIVTGYAFKSAEYVDKGVRLCRGANVMPDTISWADVRYWRPEDKSVDTKLHLAEGDVVLAMDRPWISSGIKVAQVTQADLPTYLVQRVTRLRGDDSVSNAFLYQTIRHPAFTAHCGGLKTETTIPHISSADIKSFQVPVAPKELHGRFETLAQKTQADVKKLTVAAEEADDLFHSLVQCAFKGQL
- a CDS encoding class I SAM-dependent DNA methyltransferase, coding for MITGQLRSKINELWEEFWTGGITNPLTVIEQISFLMFARLLDMRESTEEKKWSRKHKDKPFPGVYFPRDKQHLRWSQLKQEGNAEKVLEIIRDEVFPHFRKLGQLENAAASKGPMNTFDQYMKDATLMINKPSLLISAINMIDALPLTQGDTKGDLYEYLLSKLTTAGINGQFRTPRHIIDLMVDLVLEGNEDEALSWTVGDPACGTGGFLVQFMEALREHFTSPDGIHVDEETGGKTYTGDMIEPSHWKHIKSEMFHGFDFDVTMLRIAAMNMMLHEIDTPDINYQDTLSTNFTDRKETKRWAEDAFDLILANPPFKGSLDEEDVHKTLTGKVKTKKTELLFIVLMLRMLKLGGRCAVIVPDGVTFGSSKAHKELRKMLVEENQLEAVIKLPQGAFRPYAGVSTAILLFTKGGQTDNVFFFDVQADGKTLDDKREKIGADDDWQDLDVLRKAWPKWNGGAGKKHFKDRTVNAFFVPKSEIEENAFDLSINRYKEIVHKEEQYDSPKVILGRLKKLEAEIASDLEKLEAMLG